In one Streptomyces sp. T12 genomic region, the following are encoded:
- a CDS encoding sarcosine oxidase subunit beta family protein, translating to MSPRTPGADLPDHPDWLWRNPEPKRSYDVVIVGGGGHGLATAHYLAKNHGITNVAVLEKGWLAGGNMARNTTIIRSNYLWDESAGIYEHALKLWEGLADELDYPILFSQRGVLNLAHSLQDVRDSVRRVEANRLNGVDAEWLDADGVKEVCPIVNISQDVRYPVLGATYQPRAGIAKHDYVAWGLARSADAAGIDIIQNCEVTGLDVVGNRVVGVQTNLGPIAAGKVALCSAGHTSVLAAMAGIELPIQSHPLQALVSELLEPVHPTVVMSNAVHVYVSQAHKGELVMGAGIDAYNSYTQRGAFHIIEEQMAAALELFPVFARAHVLRTWGGIVDTSPDASPIIGLSPVDNLYLNCGWGTGGFKATPGVGWVYAHTIANDIPHALNAPFSLDRFTTGALVDEHGAAAVAH from the coding sequence ATGAGCCCCCGCACCCCCGGCGCCGACCTCCCCGACCACCCCGACTGGCTGTGGCGTAATCCCGAGCCCAAGCGGTCGTACGACGTGGTGATCGTCGGAGGTGGCGGACACGGCCTGGCCACCGCGCACTACCTCGCCAAGAACCACGGCATCACCAATGTCGCGGTGCTGGAGAAGGGCTGGCTCGCGGGCGGCAACATGGCCCGCAACACCACGATCATCCGCTCCAACTACCTGTGGGACGAGAGCGCGGGCATCTACGAGCACGCCCTCAAGCTCTGGGAGGGCCTGGCGGACGAGCTCGACTACCCGATCCTCTTCTCCCAGCGCGGCGTGCTGAACCTGGCGCACAGCCTCCAGGACGTCCGCGACAGTGTGCGCCGCGTCGAGGCGAACCGCCTCAACGGCGTGGACGCGGAGTGGCTCGACGCGGACGGCGTCAAGGAAGTCTGCCCGATCGTCAACATCTCGCAGGACGTGCGCTACCCGGTGCTCGGCGCCACCTACCAGCCGCGCGCGGGCATCGCCAAGCACGACTACGTCGCCTGGGGCTTGGCCCGCTCGGCCGACGCCGCCGGCATCGACATCATCCAGAACTGCGAGGTCACCGGCCTCGACGTGGTCGGCAACCGCGTCGTCGGAGTCCAGACCAACCTCGGCCCCATCGCGGCCGGCAAGGTCGCGCTCTGCTCGGCGGGCCACACCTCGGTCCTCGCGGCGATGGCGGGCATCGAACTCCCCATACAGAGCCACCCGTTGCAGGCCCTGGTCTCCGAGCTCCTGGAGCCGGTGCACCCCACGGTCGTCATGTCCAACGCCGTCCATGTGTACGTCAGCCAGGCGCACAAGGGCGAGCTGGTGATGGGCGCGGGCATCGACGCGTACAACTCGTACACCCAGCGTGGCGCCTTCCACATCATCGAAGAGCAGATGGCGGCGGCCCTGGAGCTGTTCCCGGTCTTCGCCCGCGCCCACGTGCTGCGCACCTGGGGCGGCATCGTCGACACCAGCCCCGACGCCTCACCGATCATCGGGCTCAGCCCCGTCGACAACCTCTATCTCAACTGCGGCTGGGGAACGGGCGGCTTCAAGGCCACCCCGGGCGTCGGCTGGGTCTACGCCCACACCATCGCCAACGACATCCCGCACGCCCTCAACGCCCCCTTCTCGCTCGACCGTTTCACCACCGGCGCGCTCGTCGACGAGCACGGCGCTGCCGCGGTGGCCCACTAG
- a CDS encoding bifunctional methylenetetrahydrofolate dehydrogenase/methenyltetrahydrofolate cyclohydrolase, whose product MNAQLLDGKATAADIRRELAERVAKLTATNGRPPGLGTVLVGDDPGSRAYVGGKHRDCAQVGIASIRRDLPADASQQQVEETIDELNADPACTGYIVQLPLPRHLDANAVLERMDPAKDADGLHPVNLGRLTLGVEAPLPCTPRGIVELLRRHDVPLAGARVCVIGRGITVGRPIGLLLTRRSENATVTLCHTGTKGLAWHVREADIVIAAAGSPGLVTKDMLRPGAAVLDVGITRTDEGLVGDIHPEAAQVAGWVAPMPGGVGPMTRAMLLANVVEAAERNATAV is encoded by the coding sequence GTGAACGCACAGCTGCTCGACGGCAAGGCGACCGCCGCCGACATCCGCCGCGAACTCGCGGAGCGCGTGGCCAAGTTGACGGCCACGAACGGCCGCCCGCCGGGCCTCGGCACGGTCCTGGTCGGCGACGACCCGGGCAGCCGTGCCTACGTCGGCGGAAAGCACCGCGACTGCGCCCAGGTCGGCATCGCCTCCATCCGCCGGGACCTGCCCGCCGATGCCTCGCAGCAGCAGGTCGAGGAGACGATCGACGAGCTCAACGCCGATCCGGCCTGCACCGGCTACATCGTCCAGCTCCCGCTGCCGCGCCACCTGGACGCCAACGCCGTACTGGAGCGCATGGACCCGGCCAAGGACGCCGACGGCCTGCACCCCGTCAACCTCGGCCGGCTCACCCTGGGCGTCGAGGCCCCGCTGCCGTGCACCCCGCGCGGCATAGTCGAACTGCTCCGCCGCCACGACGTACCGCTCGCCGGAGCGCGCGTCTGCGTGATCGGCCGGGGCATCACGGTAGGACGCCCGATCGGCCTCCTCCTCACCCGCCGCTCCGAGAACGCCACCGTCACCCTCTGCCACACCGGCACCAAGGGCCTCGCCTGGCACGTACGCGAGGCGGACATCGTCATCGCCGCCGCCGGCTCGCCCGGACTGGTCACCAAGGACATGCTGCGCCCCGGCGCCGCGGTCCTGGACGTCGGCATCACCCGCACCGACGAGGGCCTGGTCGGCGACATCCACCCGGAGGCCGCCCAGGTCGCCGGCTGGGTCGCGCCCATGCCCGGCGGGGTGGGCCCCATGACCCGAGCGATGTTGCTGGCCAACGTCGTCGAGGCCGCCGAGAGGAACGCCACCGCCGTATGA
- a CDS encoding FAD-dependent oxidoreductase, protein MAGPRVVIIGAGVVGAALADEISARGWTEVTVVDQGPLPATGGSTSHAPGLVFQTNSSKTMTELARYTVEKFCSLDVDGKPCFLQVGGLEVATTPERLAELHRRHGWITAWGIESRILTADECVEKHPLVDRDKVLGGLLVPTDGLAKAVLAVEAQIRRATERGVRFLARHEVLDVLKADGEVTGVLTDQGEIPADIVVCCAGIWGPKIARMAGMNLPLTPLAHQLAWTGPIPALAGQTQEAVRPILRHQDADLYYRDRFDGIGIGYYGHRPMPISADDILSVDEAKDMPSVLKFTEEDFEPAWSETQSLLPATKEAKVEEGINGLFSFTTDNFPLLGESQDVKGFWVAEAVWVTHSAGVGRAMAEWLVDGHCSSFDLHECDVNRFEPHQLSPEYVLARDCQNFVEVYDILHPLQPTGDPRPIRKSPFYARQEEHGAFFLEANGWERPHWYEANAGLADGRSIPTPNDWAAQFWSPIVGAEAQATRETVAMYDMTALKRLEVTGQGAADFLESLTTGKVAKSVGAVTYTLLLNHDGGIRSDITVARLARDRFQIGANGNVDLDWFTRHLPADGTVQVRDITPGTCCIGLWGPLARKVLQPLTDEDFSNDGLKYFRAKQAYIGSVPVTAWRLSYVGELGWEIYTTADQGQKLWDILWQAAKPLGGVIAGRGAFNSLRLEKGYRSFGTDMTYEHDPYEAGVGFAVKLDKGDFIGKAALERRKDDVRRKLTCLTIDDPQSVVLGKEPVYDGDRPVGYVTSAAYGYTIGKGIVYAWLPAELTTPGTPVQIGYFDQRIEAVVAEEPLFDPTMSRLRG, encoded by the coding sequence ATGGCGGGACCGCGTGTGGTCATCATCGGAGCGGGAGTCGTTGGCGCGGCTCTCGCGGACGAGATCTCGGCGCGGGGCTGGACCGAGGTGACCGTGGTCGACCAGGGGCCGCTCCCGGCCACCGGAGGCTCGACCTCGCACGCCCCCGGCCTGGTCTTCCAGACGAACTCCTCGAAGACCATGACGGAGCTGGCCCGCTACACCGTCGAGAAGTTCTGCTCCCTCGACGTCGACGGCAAGCCCTGCTTCCTCCAGGTCGGCGGCCTCGAAGTGGCGACCACGCCGGAGCGCCTCGCGGAACTGCACCGCCGCCACGGCTGGATCACCGCCTGGGGCATCGAGTCCCGGATCCTGACCGCCGACGAGTGCGTCGAGAAGCACCCGCTGGTCGACCGCGACAAGGTCCTCGGCGGCCTCCTCGTCCCGACCGACGGCCTCGCCAAGGCCGTCCTCGCCGTCGAGGCCCAGATCCGCCGGGCCACCGAGCGCGGCGTGCGCTTCCTGGCCCGCCACGAGGTCCTCGACGTCCTGAAGGCCGACGGCGAGGTGACCGGCGTCCTGACCGACCAGGGCGAGATCCCCGCCGACATCGTCGTGTGCTGCGCCGGCATCTGGGGCCCGAAGATCGCCCGCATGGCCGGCATGAACCTGCCGCTGACCCCGCTGGCCCACCAGCTCGCCTGGACCGGCCCGATACCGGCCCTCGCCGGCCAGACGCAGGAGGCGGTCCGCCCGATCCTGCGCCACCAGGACGCCGACCTCTACTACCGCGACCGCTTCGACGGCATCGGCATCGGCTACTACGGCCACCGCCCCATGCCCATCTCGGCCGACGACATCCTCTCCGTGGATGAGGCCAAGGACATGCCGTCGGTCCTGAAGTTCACCGAGGAGGACTTCGAGCCAGCCTGGAGCGAGACCCAGTCCCTCTTGCCCGCCACCAAGGAGGCGAAGGTCGAGGAGGGCATCAACGGCCTGTTCTCCTTCACCACCGACAACTTCCCGCTGCTCGGCGAGTCCCAGGACGTCAAGGGCTTCTGGGTCGCCGAAGCGGTCTGGGTCACCCACTCCGCGGGCGTCGGCCGGGCCATGGCCGAGTGGCTGGTCGACGGGCACTGCTCGTCCTTCGACCTGCACGAGTGCGACGTCAACCGCTTCGAGCCGCACCAGCTGTCCCCGGAGTACGTCTTGGCCCGCGACTGCCAGAACTTCGTCGAGGTCTACGACATCCTCCACCCCCTCCAGCCGACGGGTGACCCGCGCCCGATCCGCAAGAGCCCCTTCTACGCCCGCCAGGAGGAGCACGGCGCCTTCTTCCTGGAGGCGAATGGCTGGGAGCGCCCGCACTGGTACGAGGCCAACGCGGGCCTCGCCGACGGCCGCTCCATCCCGACCCCCAACGACTGGGCGGCACAGTTCTGGTCGCCGATCGTCGGCGCAGAGGCGCAGGCCACCCGTGAGACCGTCGCGATGTACGACATGACGGCCCTCAAGCGCCTGGAGGTGACCGGCCAGGGTGCCGCCGACTTCCTGGAGAGCCTGACCACCGGCAAGGTGGCCAAGTCGGTCGGCGCGGTGACGTACACCCTGCTCCTGAACCACGACGGCGGCATCCGCAGCGACATCACCGTCGCCCGCCTCGCCCGCGACCGCTTCCAGATCGGCGCCAACGGCAACGTGGACCTCGACTGGTTCACCCGCCACCTCCCCGCCGACGGCACCGTCCAGGTCCGTGACATCACCCCCGGCACCTGCTGCATCGGCCTGTGGGGGCCGTTGGCCCGCAAGGTCCTCCAGCCCCTGACGGACGAGGACTTCTCCAACGACGGCCTGAAGTACTTCCGCGCCAAGCAGGCCTACATCGGCTCGGTGCCGGTCACCGCGTGGCGGCTGTCGTACGTCGGCGAACTCGGCTGGGAGATCTACACCACCGCCGACCAGGGCCAGAAGCTGTGGGACATCCTCTGGCAGGCGGCGAAGCCTCTGGGCGGTGTCATCGCCGGCCGCGGCGCCTTCAACAGCCTCCGCCTGGAGAAGGGCTACCGCTCCTTCGGCACCGACATGACCTACGAGCACGACCCCTACGAGGCCGGCGTCGGCTTCGCCGTCAAGCTCGACAAGGGCGACTTCATCGGCAAGGCCGCACTGGAGCGCCGCAAGGACGACGTGCGGCGCAAGCTGACCTGCCTCACCATCGACGACCCCCAGTCGGTCGTCCTCGGCAAGGAGCCGGTGTACGACGGCGACCGCCCGGTCGGCTACGTCACCAGTGCCGCCTACGGCTACACCATCGGCAAGGGCATCGTCTACGCATGGCTCCCGGCCGAGCTCACCACTCCCGGCACGCCCGTACAGATCGGCTACTTCGACCAGCGCATCGAGGCGGTCGTCGCCGAGGAGCCCCTGTTCGACCCCACCATGTCCCGCCTGCGTGGCTGA
- a CDS encoding ABC transporter substrate-binding protein: protein MARQARHWRVGAAGIAVLGLTLTACGGAKVGDSSSDAGGSGSSGKCGTFNLAVNPWVGYEANAAVIAYVAENDLGCKVTQKDLKEEIAWQGFGTGEVDAVVENWGHDDLKKKYITDQKTAVEAGATGNEGLIGWYVPPWLAKAHPDILDWNNLDKYAAEFKTSESGGKGQLLDGDPSFVTNDEALVKNLKLDYKVVYAGSETALIQAFRKAEKDKEWVIGYFYEPQWFMSEVPLEKVKLPEYKEGCDADAEKVNCDYPVYKLDKIVSAKFAKSGSPAYDLVKNFTWTNDDQNVVAKYIAVDKMTPEAAAKKWVDANRDKVDAWIK from the coding sequence ATGGCAAGGCAAGCAAGACACTGGAGGGTCGGCGCGGCCGGCATAGCGGTCCTCGGCCTCACCCTCACCGCCTGCGGCGGTGCGAAGGTCGGTGACAGCTCCTCGGACGCCGGCGGCTCGGGCAGCTCCGGCAAGTGCGGCACCTTCAACCTCGCGGTCAATCCGTGGGTGGGCTACGAGGCCAACGCGGCGGTCATCGCGTACGTCGCGGAGAACGACCTCGGCTGCAAGGTCACCCAGAAGGACCTGAAGGAGGAGATCGCCTGGCAGGGGTTCGGGACGGGTGAGGTCGACGCCGTCGTCGAGAACTGGGGTCACGACGACCTGAAGAAGAAGTACATCACCGACCAGAAGACGGCCGTCGAGGCCGGGGCGACCGGCAACGAAGGCCTCATCGGCTGGTACGTGCCGCCGTGGCTGGCCAAGGCGCACCCGGACATCCTCGACTGGAACAACCTCGACAAGTACGCGGCCGAGTTCAAGACGTCCGAGTCCGGCGGCAAGGGCCAGCTCCTCGACGGCGACCCGTCGTTCGTCACCAACGACGAGGCGCTGGTGAAGAACCTGAAGCTGGACTACAAGGTCGTGTACGCGGGCAGTGAGACCGCCCTCATCCAGGCCTTCCGCAAGGCGGAGAAGGACAAGGAATGGGTGATCGGCTACTTCTACGAGCCGCAGTGGTTCATGTCCGAGGTGCCGCTGGAGAAGGTCAAGCTGCCCGAGTACAAGGAGGGCTGCGACGCCGACGCGGAGAAGGTGAACTGCGACTACCCCGTGTACAAGCTGGACAAGATCGTCAGCGCGAAGTTCGCCAAGTCGGGCAGCCCCGCCTATGACCTGGTGAAGAACTTCACCTGGACGAACGACGACCAGAACGTCGTGGCGAAGTACATCGCGGTGGACAAGATGACTCCCGAGGCCGCGGCCAAGAAGTGGGTCGACGCCAACCGCGACAAGGTCGACGCCTGGATCAAGTAG
- a CDS encoding proline/glycine betaine ABC transporter permease has product MTVAVEKPDKTQPAEPAAPVKGVRKVSRSMVVAAILAVWLVLFLALRGKQTLALGAADLTDLHRWFNDVNDSIGANRNSNPLFLYFFNEIRLVIDSLVTFVQELISQPSVDRPVPQIGWLGVVGIAGYASWALGNWRVALLTVAGFTFLGLQGLWQESMDTLALTVSAVFVALLFAIPLGVWAGLSDRFNRIMTPFLDFMQTMPTFVYLAPLTLFFQIGPASATIATLIYAAPPSIRITAHAIRSVPKTTVEAADSLGATRRQSLTKVLLPMSKRTVVMGVNQTIMAALAMVTIAALIDAPGLGKTVVQALQSLDVGTAFNAGLAIVVMAIVLDRVTTAAAGREETARRSKNRFLTWRRPLLGAGAVGTVVLIYLSHTYMWAAEFPGEGGTGTAIRSTADTVTTWAQDNLSGLTNAFRDAITNGLLNPFQTVLTDSPWWLVGAVLIALGVVLGGWRAGITTAVCVGLLVGTGVWSDSMTTLASTVVATVLVMLLGIAFGVWMGRNALVDRLVRPSLDAAQVMPPFVYLVPFLALFGATRFTAIVAAVVYAAPVAMKIIADGVRNVPATTVEAATSAGCNTWQIITKVQLPMARSALTLATNQGLIYVLSMVVVGGLVGAGALGYDVVAGFSQGQLYGKGLAAGLAIVLLGVMFDRITQAAARRTSA; this is encoded by the coding sequence ATGACCGTCGCCGTGGAGAAACCCGACAAGACGCAGCCGGCCGAGCCGGCCGCGCCCGTCAAAGGGGTACGCAAGGTCAGCCGGTCCATGGTGGTGGCGGCGATCCTCGCCGTCTGGCTGGTGTTGTTCCTGGCCCTGCGCGGTAAGCAGACCCTCGCCCTGGGGGCGGCGGACCTGACCGATCTGCACCGGTGGTTCAACGACGTCAACGACTCGATCGGCGCGAACCGCAACTCCAACCCGCTCTTCCTGTACTTCTTCAACGAGATCCGCCTGGTCATCGACTCCCTGGTGACCTTCGTCCAGGAGCTGATCTCACAGCCGTCCGTCGACCGGCCCGTCCCGCAGATCGGCTGGCTCGGTGTCGTCGGCATCGCCGGCTACGCCTCCTGGGCCCTGGGCAACTGGCGGGTCGCGCTGCTGACCGTGGCCGGCTTCACCTTCCTGGGCCTGCAGGGCCTGTGGCAGGAGAGTATGGACACCCTGGCGCTCACCGTCTCCGCGGTCTTCGTGGCGCTGCTGTTCGCGATCCCGCTGGGTGTGTGGGCGGGGCTGTCCGACCGGTTCAACCGGATCATGACGCCTTTCCTGGACTTCATGCAGACGATGCCGACCTTCGTCTATCTGGCCCCGCTGACGCTGTTCTTCCAGATCGGCCCGGCCTCCGCCACCATCGCCACGCTGATCTACGCTGCGCCGCCCTCGATCCGCATCACCGCGCACGCCATCCGCTCGGTCCCGAAGACCACGGTCGAGGCGGCCGACTCGCTCGGCGCCACACGAAGGCAGTCCCTGACGAAGGTACTGCTGCCGATGTCGAAGCGGACCGTGGTGATGGGCGTCAACCAGACCATCATGGCCGCCCTGGCCATGGTGACCATCGCCGCCCTGATCGACGCGCCCGGCCTCGGCAAGACCGTCGTCCAGGCCCTCCAGTCGCTCGACGTCGGCACGGCCTTCAACGCGGGTCTGGCCATCGTCGTCATGGCGATCGTGCTGGACCGGGTCACCACCGCGGCGGCCGGACGGGAGGAGACGGCACGGCGTTCGAAGAACCGTTTCCTGACCTGGCGGCGTCCCCTGCTGGGCGCGGGCGCGGTCGGCACGGTGGTGCTGATCTACCTGTCGCACACCTACATGTGGGCGGCGGAGTTCCCCGGCGAGGGCGGCACGGGCACCGCCATCCGCAGCACGGCCGACACCGTGACCACCTGGGCGCAGGACAACCTGTCGGGCCTCACCAACGCCTTCCGCGACGCCATCACCAACGGGCTGCTCAACCCGTTCCAGACGGTGCTCACCGACTCCCCGTGGTGGCTCGTCGGCGCGGTCCTGATCGCGCTCGGCGTCGTCCTCGGCGGCTGGCGGGCCGGCATCACCACGGCGGTGTGCGTGGGTCTGCTGGTCGGCACCGGGGTGTGGTCGGACAGCATGACGACGCTGGCGTCGACCGTCGTCGCCACGGTGCTCGTGATGCTGCTCGGCATCGCCTTCGGCGTGTGGATGGGGCGCAACGCCCTCGTCGACCGGCTGGTCAGGCCCAGCCTGGACGCGGCCCAGGTCATGCCGCCGTTCGTCTATCTCGTGCCGTTCCTCGCGCTGTTCGGTGCGACCCGCTTCACGGCGATCGTCGCCGCCGTCGTCTACGCCGCGCCCGTCGCCATGAAGATCATCGCGGACGGGGTGCGGAACGTGCCCGCGACCACCGTGGAAGCGGCCACCTCCGCCGGGTGCAACACCTGGCAGATCATCACCAAGGTCCAGCTGCCGATGGCACGCAGCGCCCTGACCCTCGCGACCAACCAGGGCCTGATCTACGTGCTGTCGATGGTTGTGGTGGGCGGCCTGGTAGGCGCGGGCGCCCTCGGCTACGACGTCGTGGCCGGCTTCTCTCAGGGGCAGCTGTACGGGAAGGGGCTTGCCGCGGGGCTCGCCATCGTCCTTCTCGGAGTCATGTTCGACCGGATCACTCAGGCAGCGGCGCGGCGTACCAGCGCGTAA
- a CDS encoding glycine betaine/L-proline ABC transporter ATP-binding protein has product MTTQTEVPQRRGTPQDSGSTPVISVRRLWKVFGPKADQVPDSEELCGLTRRELMDRTGCTAAVRDVHFDVSPGEVFVVMGLSGSGKSTLVRCLTRLIEPTAGEVVFEGEDIRQADHKRLRDLRRRKFSMVFQHFGLLPHRRVVENVAFGLEIRGMGRAERTKRAQEVVELVGLAGYENSYPDQLSGGMQQRVGLARALAGDPDVLFFDEPFSALDPLIRRDMQNEVIRLHHEVGKTMVFITHDLSEALKLGDRILIMRDGKMVQCGTGDELVGAPADDYVREFVKDVPRGDVLTLRWIMRPPADGDALDGPELGPDVVVKEATRAVLAADKPVKVVENGKLLGIVGDEEILAVVAGQEGGA; this is encoded by the coding sequence GTGACCACACAGACCGAGGTGCCGCAGCGGCGCGGCACGCCCCAGGACTCGGGCTCCACCCCGGTCATCTCCGTGCGCAGGCTGTGGAAGGTGTTCGGGCCGAAGGCCGACCAGGTGCCGGACTCCGAGGAGCTGTGCGGCCTCACCCGCCGTGAGCTCATGGACCGCACCGGATGCACCGCCGCCGTACGAGACGTCCACTTCGACGTCTCGCCCGGCGAGGTCTTCGTCGTGATGGGCCTGTCCGGCTCCGGCAAGTCCACGCTGGTGCGATGTCTGACCCGGCTGATAGAACCCACCGCCGGTGAGGTCGTCTTCGAGGGCGAGGACATCCGCCAGGCAGACCACAAACGCCTGCGCGACCTGCGCCGCCGCAAGTTCTCCATGGTCTTCCAGCACTTCGGTCTGCTGCCCCACCGCCGCGTCGTGGAGAACGTGGCGTTCGGTCTGGAGATCCGGGGCATGGGCAGGGCCGAGCGCACCAAGCGGGCCCAGGAGGTCGTCGAGCTGGTCGGCCTCGCGGGGTACGAGAACTCCTACCCCGACCAGCTGTCCGGCGGAATGCAGCAGCGTGTGGGCCTCGCCCGGGCGCTGGCCGGCGACCCGGACGTGCTCTTCTTCGACGAGCCGTTCTCGGCGCTCGACCCGCTGATCCGCCGTGACATGCAGAACGAGGTCATCCGCCTGCACCACGAGGTCGGCAAGACGATGGTGTTCATCACCCACGACCTCTCCGAGGCCCTCAAGCTGGGCGACCGCATCCTGATCATGCGGGACGGCAAGATGGTCCAGTGCGGCACCGGCGACGAGCTCGTCGGCGCCCCGGCGGACGACTACGTCCGCGAGTTCGTCAAGGACGTGCCGCGCGGCGACGTGCTCACCCTGCGCTGGATCATGCGCCCGCCGGCCGACGGCGACGCCCTGGACGGTCCCGAGCTCGGCCCGGACGTCGTGGTGAAGGAGGCCACCCGGGCGGTGCTCGCGGCCGACAAGCCGGTCAAGGTCGTCGAGAACGGCAAGCTGCTCGGCATCGTCGGCGACGAGGAGATCCTCGCGGTGGTCGCCGGGCAGGAAGGCGGCGCGTGA
- a CDS encoding aldehyde dehydrogenase family protein: MADLYVDGEWRDPVAGGHRDIRCPADGTLAATVSEATRPDTEAAISAARRAFDAGHWPDMPERERGALLLRTADIIERDAKAFARAESLDTGKRLVESEYDIADVVSCFRYYGGLAGTDAGRVIDTGRDDAVSRVVYEPVGVCGLITPWNYPLLQASWKVAPALLAGNTIVLKPSELTPSSSILLVKALEEAGLPAGVANLVLGTGPEVGAPLSEDPAVDMVSFTGGLETGKRIMATAAATVKKVALELGGKNPNVVFADADFETAVDFALTAVFLHSGQVCSAGARLIVEDSLHDRFVDEVVRRARRIRLGGPFDADAETGALISAQHLAKVEAYVAAGIAEGAVLRCGGARPDDPALADGHYYPPTVLDECTQDMRVVHEESFGPVLTIERFTDEDDAVRIANDTEYGLAGAVWTQNAGRAQRVARRLRHGTVWINDYHPYVPQAEWGGFGHSGVGRELGPTGLNEYREPKHIWQNIHPRPQRWFSG; encoded by the coding sequence GTGGCAGACCTGTATGTGGATGGCGAATGGCGGGATCCGGTCGCCGGTGGGCACCGGGACATCCGATGTCCCGCTGACGGCACGCTCGCGGCGACCGTATCGGAGGCGACGCGCCCCGACACCGAGGCGGCGATCTCCGCGGCCCGCCGCGCCTTCGACGCGGGGCACTGGCCGGACATGCCCGAGCGCGAGCGCGGCGCGCTGCTGCTGCGCACCGCCGACATCATCGAGCGCGACGCCAAGGCGTTCGCCCGCGCCGAGTCACTGGACACCGGCAAGCGGCTGGTGGAGAGCGAGTACGACATCGCCGACGTCGTCTCCTGCTTCCGCTACTACGGCGGCCTCGCGGGCACCGACGCCGGCCGCGTGATCGACACCGGCCGCGACGACGCCGTGAGCCGCGTCGTCTACGAGCCGGTAGGTGTGTGCGGGCTCATCACCCCCTGGAACTACCCTCTGCTGCAGGCCAGTTGGAAGGTCGCCCCGGCGCTGCTCGCCGGCAACACGATCGTCCTCAAGCCCAGCGAGCTCACCCCCTCCAGCTCGATCCTGCTGGTGAAGGCGCTGGAGGAGGCCGGGCTCCCCGCCGGCGTCGCCAACCTCGTCCTCGGCACCGGTCCCGAGGTGGGCGCACCGCTCTCCGAGGACCCGGCCGTGGACATGGTCTCCTTCACCGGGGGCCTGGAGACCGGCAAGCGGATCATGGCCACCGCCGCCGCGACCGTGAAGAAGGTCGCACTGGAGCTCGGCGGCAAGAACCCCAATGTCGTCTTCGCCGACGCCGACTTCGAGACGGCCGTCGACTTCGCCCTCACGGCGGTGTTCCTGCACTCGGGGCAGGTCTGCTCGGCCGGGGCGCGGCTGATCGTCGAGGACTCCCTGCACGACCGGTTCGTCGACGAGGTCGTCCGCCGGGCCCGGCGGATCCGGCTCGGCGGCCCCTTCGACGCCGACGCCGAGACCGGAGCGCTGATCTCCGCACAGCACCTGGCGAAGGTCGAGGCGTACGTGGCCGCGGGGATCGCCGAGGGCGCCGTACTGCGCTGCGGCGGTGCACGGCCGGACGATCCCGCGCTGGCCGACGGTCACTACTATCCGCCGACCGTGCTCGACGAGTGCACACAGGACATGCGTGTGGTGCACGAGGAGTCCTTCGGACCCGTGCTGACCATCGAGCGCTTCACCGACGAGGACGATGCCGTCCGCATCGCCAACGACACCGAGTACGGACTCGCCGGAGCCGTCTGGACGCAGAACGCGGGCAGGGCCCAGCGGGTCGCCCGGCGGCTGCGCCACGGCACGGTGTGGATCAACGACTACCACCCCTATGTGCCGCAAGCGGAATGGGGTGGCTTCGGGCACTCGGGCGTGGGCCGGGAGCTGGGACCGACCGGCCTGAACGAGTACCGAGAGCCCAAACACATCTGGCAGAACATCCATCCCCGGCCGCAGCGCTGGTTCAGCGGCTGA